In Gordonia iterans, the following proteins share a genomic window:
- a CDS encoding fumarate hydratase, whose amino-acid sequence MSESAPAPEFLYSDLLPADHDDTPYRLITTEGVSTFEMDGRTFLKVDPEALQKLTAEAIHDISHYLRRGHLRQLRKIIDDPEASGNDRFVALDLLKNVNISAGGVLPMCQDTGTAIVMGKKAEGVLTGADDAEHISRGVYDAYTKLNLRYSQLAPLTMYDEKNTGTNLPAQVEIYATEQGPKGPEYKFLFMAKGGGSANKSFLFQETKAILNPKKILSFLDEKIRSLGTAACPPYHLAVVIGGTSAEFALKTAKYASAHYLDNLPTEGSMAGHGFRDTVLEDEVFKLTQSFGIGAQFGGKYFCHDVRVIRLPRHGASCPVAIAVSCSADRQALGKITADGVFLEQLETDPAQYMPDAGVAEDIEGGEVVQIDLNRPMDEILAELTKYPVKTRLSLTGPLVVARDIAHAKIAERLEAGEPMPDYLKNHPVYYAGPAKTPEGMASGSFGPTTAGRMDSYVEQFQAAGGSMVMLAKGNRSKQVTQACDTHGGFYLGSIGGPAARLALDCIKSQEVIEYPELGMEAVWKIEVEDFPAFIVVDDKGNDFFTDPSGAVSVPVSGVRIRSKER is encoded by the coding sequence GTGAGTGAATCAGCCCCAGCCCCCGAATTCCTCTACTCCGACCTGCTGCCCGCGGATCACGACGACACCCCGTATCGCCTGATCACGACGGAGGGCGTCTCGACCTTCGAGATGGACGGCCGGACCTTCCTGAAGGTGGATCCGGAGGCCCTGCAGAAGCTGACCGCCGAGGCGATTCACGACATCAGTCACTACCTGCGCCGGGGGCACCTGCGCCAGCTGCGCAAGATCATCGACGACCCGGAAGCCTCCGGCAACGACCGGTTCGTCGCGCTGGATCTGCTCAAGAACGTGAACATCTCGGCCGGCGGCGTCCTGCCCATGTGCCAGGACACCGGCACCGCGATCGTGATGGGCAAGAAGGCCGAGGGCGTGCTGACCGGCGCCGACGACGCCGAGCACATCTCGCGCGGCGTCTACGACGCGTACACCAAGCTGAACCTCCGCTATTCGCAGCTGGCGCCGCTGACGATGTACGACGAGAAGAACACCGGGACCAACCTGCCCGCGCAGGTGGAGATCTACGCGACCGAACAGGGCCCGAAGGGTCCGGAGTACAAGTTCCTGTTCATGGCCAAGGGCGGCGGCAGCGCCAACAAGTCGTTCCTGTTCCAGGAGACCAAGGCGATCCTGAACCCCAAGAAGATCCTCTCCTTCCTGGACGAGAAGATCCGCTCCCTCGGCACCGCGGCCTGTCCTCCCTATCACTTGGCGGTGGTGATCGGCGGTACCTCCGCGGAGTTCGCGCTCAAGACCGCCAAGTACGCCTCTGCGCACTACCTGGACAACCTGCCGACCGAGGGCAGCATGGCCGGCCACGGCTTCCGGGACACCGTGTTGGAGGACGAGGTCTTCAAGCTCACCCAGTCGTTCGGCATCGGCGCGCAGTTCGGCGGCAAGTACTTCTGCCACGACGTCCGGGTGATCCGTCTGCCGCGCCACGGAGCGTCGTGCCCGGTGGCCATCGCGGTGTCGTGCTCGGCCGACCGTCAGGCACTGGGCAAGATCACCGCCGACGGCGTCTTCCTCGAACAGCTCGAAACCGATCCCGCCCAGTACATGCCGGACGCCGGGGTAGCCGAGGACATCGAGGGCGGCGAGGTGGTCCAGATCGATCTCAACCGCCCGATGGACGAGATCCTCGCCGAGCTCACCAAGTACCCGGTCAAGACGCGCCTGTCGCTCACCGGTCCGCTCGTCGTCGCCCGCGACATCGCACACGCGAAGATCGCCGAGCGGCTGGAGGCGGGTGAGCCGATGCCCGATTATCTGAAGAACCACCCCGTCTACTACGCGGGCCCGGCCAAGACCCCCGAGGGCATGGCGTCCGGCTCGTTCGGCCCGACGACGGCCGGCCGGATGGACAGCTACGTCGAGCAGTTCCAGGCCGCCGGCGGCTCGATGGTGATGCTCGCCAAGGGCAACCGCTCCAAGCAGGTCACCCAGGCCTGCGACACGCACGGCGGGTTCTACCTCGGCTCCATCGGGGGCCCCGCGGCCCGGCTCGCACTCGACTGCATCAAGAGCCAGGAAGTCATCGAGTACCCCGAGCTCGGTATGGAGGCGGTCTGGAAGATCGAGGTGGAGGACTTCCCCGCATTCATCGTCGTCGACGACAAGGGCAACGACTTCTTCACCGACCCCTCCGGCGCGGTGAGCGTCCCGGTCAGCGGGGTGCGGATCCGCTCCAAGGAGCGCTGA
- a CDS encoding FAD:protein FMN transferase has product MTRGAGADPAPAHTAEWVFDAIGTRWQIDTPRALTESERRTVLELTEEFDRGWSRFRPDSVVSAVRSGPGRYRLPHDAGPIMELYRTLFELTDGAMSPAVGDGLEALGYDPEYTLRAGPPRPAPSFADLDWVPPYLVTPVPVVLDVGAAGKGYLADQVAGLVAQTLAADQRSEHAGSFTVDASGDLVRRGAPIRVALEHPWAPTTAVGVADLTDGALCGSAVNRRAWGDGLHHVLDARTGVPVAGPVATWVVADDALIADGLATALFFVAPERLAEAFSFEYVLMPSRSELRRSPGFPGTVFR; this is encoded by the coding sequence ATGACCCGCGGCGCCGGTGCCGACCCGGCGCCCGCGCACACAGCGGAATGGGTCTTCGACGCCATCGGCACGCGCTGGCAGATCGACACGCCGCGCGCCCTCACCGAGTCCGAGCGTCGCACCGTCCTCGAGCTGACCGAGGAGTTCGACCGTGGATGGTCGCGGTTCCGCCCGGACTCGGTGGTCTCCGCGGTCCGCTCGGGCCCGGGACGGTACCGGCTGCCCCATGACGCCGGTCCGATCATGGAGCTCTACCGCACCCTGTTCGAGTTGACCGACGGCGCGATGAGCCCCGCGGTGGGCGACGGACTCGAAGCGCTCGGGTACGACCCGGAGTACACGCTGCGCGCGGGCCCGCCGCGGCCCGCACCGTCGTTCGCCGACCTCGACTGGGTACCCCCGTATCTGGTCACGCCCGTCCCCGTGGTGCTCGACGTCGGGGCAGCCGGCAAAGGCTACCTCGCCGACCAGGTCGCCGGCCTCGTCGCGCAGACCCTGGCCGCGGACCAGAGATCCGAGCACGCCGGCTCCTTCACCGTGGACGCGAGCGGCGACCTGGTCCGCCGGGGCGCACCGATCCGGGTCGCCCTGGAACATCCCTGGGCGCCGACGACCGCGGTCGGGGTCGCCGACCTGACGGACGGCGCGTTGTGCGGGTCGGCGGTCAACCGTCGTGCGTGGGGTGACGGACTGCACCACGTCCTCGACGCCCGCACCGGCGTGCCGGTGGCGGGCCCGGTCGCGACCTGGGTGGTCGCCGACGATGCGCTGATCGCGGACGGGCTGGCCACGGCATTGTTCTTCGTCGCGCCGGAACGTCTCGCCGAGGCGTTCTCGTTCGAGTACGTGCTCATGCCCTCGCGCAGCGAGCTGCGCCGGTCCCCGGGCTTTCCCGGCACCGTTTTCCGCTGA
- a CDS encoding trimeric intracellular cation channel family protein, with the protein MAGINDAVSTVQHVGELAGVAAFALSGGLVAVRHRLDIVGVLLLAVATALGGGVIRDLIIGNNPPVAFTNMQYLGTAVAAGAVICVWRPPVRLTRWPLDVTDAVGLGLFAVTGTVVAHQAGLNAPGAALLGMTTAIGGGVIRDVLTGQIPSVLRPQQHLYAIPALLCATVVTLLLRYTDYQPWMGLACAVIATALRLASLGLGWHGPEPWYVRRDRKAGLLDE; encoded by the coding sequence GTGGCGGGTATCAACGACGCGGTATCGACCGTGCAGCACGTGGGCGAGCTGGCCGGGGTGGCGGCGTTCGCGCTGTCGGGGGGTCTGGTCGCGGTGCGTCACCGGCTCGACATCGTCGGTGTCCTGCTGCTGGCGGTCGCGACCGCCCTGGGCGGCGGCGTGATCCGGGATCTGATCATCGGCAACAATCCGCCGGTGGCCTTCACCAACATGCAGTACCTGGGGACGGCCGTCGCGGCGGGGGCGGTGATCTGCGTGTGGCGGCCGCCGGTCCGGCTCACCCGGTGGCCCCTGGACGTCACCGACGCGGTGGGACTGGGACTGTTCGCGGTCACCGGCACCGTCGTCGCCCACCAGGCCGGGCTGAACGCGCCGGGCGCGGCGTTGCTGGGGATGACGACCGCGATCGGCGGAGGCGTGATCCGTGACGTCCTCACCGGACAGATTCCGAGCGTGCTGCGCCCACAGCAGCACCTGTACGCCATTCCGGCGCTGCTGTGTGCGACCGTGGTGACCCTGCTGCTCCGCTACACCGACTACCAGCCGTGGATGGGCCTGGCGTGCGCGGTGATCGCGACCGCGCTGCGCCTGGCCTCGCTCGGTCTGGGCTGGCACGGCCCGGAACCGTGGTATGTGCGGCGGGACCGGAAAGCCGGACTCCTCGACGAGTGA
- a CDS encoding sensor histidine kinase: MSAAARVSLTADRYIQWGGHLLFAVLMAVGLARALVDARGPAVAVVAGAAAVSAWYLFGVAAISLRHKQIQTPWTVVLVAGWAALTLWSPAFVWPAFVLAMLCWHFLPRPLAVAFELLIVSVSVLASLRGDTVGVGAVIGPVIGIATAIAVTEAVHRIVDAAAERAALSRELALLAERERLGTQIHDGAGQALAGIVMLLQSAADPSTAPAQRHAQTATALEMASAALTQTRMFLRGLDGGEVPDGPLTVGLQSAVAKAARLGLPTELHVHGALDGLDDEAGALLLRAAQEALANAVRHAGATRAVVTLTALGDEAHLDVVDDGVGFSPARAAGGTGFGLRALATRAERCRGALTVDSEPGDGTTIHVCVPLSDPALPTEAPPPQGGSA, encoded by the coding sequence GTGTCCGCAGCCGCTCGCGTCTCGCTGACCGCCGACCGGTACATCCAGTGGGGCGGCCACCTGCTGTTCGCCGTACTGATGGCGGTCGGACTGGCCAGGGCGCTCGTCGACGCCCGCGGCCCGGCGGTCGCCGTCGTCGCGGGCGCCGCTGCGGTGAGTGCGTGGTACCTGTTCGGCGTCGCCGCTATCTCACTGCGGCACAAGCAGATCCAGACGCCGTGGACCGTGGTCTTGGTCGCCGGATGGGCGGCGCTGACCCTCTGGTCCCCCGCCTTCGTCTGGCCGGCCTTCGTGCTGGCCATGCTGTGCTGGCACTTCTTGCCCCGGCCGCTCGCGGTCGCCTTCGAACTGCTAATCGTCTCCGTCTCGGTGCTCGCGTCCCTCCGCGGCGACACCGTCGGCGTCGGGGCCGTGATCGGGCCGGTGATCGGCATCGCGACCGCGATCGCGGTGACCGAGGCCGTCCACCGGATCGTCGACGCCGCCGCCGAACGCGCGGCGCTCTCCCGGGAGCTTGCTCTGCTCGCCGAGCGCGAACGGCTGGGCACGCAGATCCACGACGGGGCGGGCCAGGCCCTCGCCGGGATCGTCATGCTGCTGCAGTCGGCCGCCGATCCGTCGACCGCCCCGGCGCAACGACACGCCCAGACGGCCACCGCTCTGGAGATGGCGTCGGCCGCGCTGACCCAGACTCGCATGTTCCTGCGCGGCCTGGACGGCGGCGAAGTGCCCGACGGGCCGTTGACCGTCGGACTGCAGTCCGCGGTCGCGAAGGCTGCACGCCTGGGCCTGCCGACCGAGTTGCACGTCCACGGTGCCCTGGACGGGCTGGACGACGAGGCCGGCGCGCTGCTGCTGCGAGCGGCACAAGAAGCGCTCGCCAACGCCGTCCGGCACGCCGGCGCCACCCGCGCGGTGGTGACCCTCACCGCACTCGGTGACGAGGCCCACCTCGACGTCGTCGACGACGGCGTCGGGTTCTCCCCGGCCCGGGCCGCCGGCGGCACCGGATTCGGGCTCCGCGCCCTGGCCACCCGGGCAGAGCGGTGCCGCGGAGCGCTGACCGTGGACTCCGAGCCCGGCGACGGCACCACGATCCACGTGTGCGTACCCTTGAGCGATCCCGCGCTGCCCACCGAAGCGCCGCCGCCACAAGGAGGTTCGGCGTGA
- a CDS encoding FMN-binding protein — MAATTSTRFHLRKTFAIAAAATSLFLFSGCSDDGDAATATSNTVAVRSADTEANTGRYRAGTYTAEGTYTNPGGTSEVTVELTLDDAGTITAATVTPEATGGNSLQFQTQFAGGISDEVVGKSIDDLDVSKVSGSSLTSGGFNQAVDKIRAEASV, encoded by the coding sequence ATGGCAGCCACGACCAGTACGCGCTTTCACCTCCGCAAGACCTTCGCGATCGCTGCCGCCGCGACGAGCCTGTTCCTGTTCAGCGGCTGCTCCGACGACGGCGACGCCGCCACCGCCACGTCGAACACCGTCGCCGTCCGCTCGGCCGACACCGAGGCGAACACCGGTCGATACCGGGCCGGCACCTACACCGCCGAGGGCACCTACACCAACCCCGGCGGCACCTCGGAGGTGACCGTCGAACTCACCCTCGACGACGCGGGCACCATCACCGCGGCTACGGTGACCCCGGAGGCGACCGGCGGCAACTCGCTACAGTTTCAGACCCAGTTCGCCGGCGGGATCTCCGACGAGGTGGTCGGCAAGTCGATCGACGACCTGGACGTCAGCAAGGTGTCGGGGTCGTCGCTGACCAGCGGCGGATTCAATCAGGCGGTCGACAAGATCCGCGCCGAGGCGTCGGTATGA
- a CDS encoding response regulator: MIRIMLVDDHPIVRAGLRAVLEPVDDFEVVAEASDAGEATAFATGQHIDVVLMDLRLHGAEPGGRDGVAATADLRALDPAPQVLILTTYASDADVVRATEAGAIGYLLKDTAPDVLISGIRSAAAGQTVLSPPIAARLLDRMTSPAQALTARELDVVEQLAVGGSNREIAKRLFISEATVKSHLVHIFDKLGVTSRTRVVAVARERGLVS, encoded by the coding sequence GTGATCCGGATCATGCTGGTGGACGATCATCCGATCGTCCGCGCCGGACTCCGCGCCGTCTTGGAGCCGGTGGACGACTTCGAGGTCGTCGCCGAAGCATCCGACGCCGGGGAAGCGACCGCGTTCGCGACCGGGCAGCACATCGACGTGGTGCTGATGGATCTGCGCCTGCACGGCGCCGAGCCGGGCGGTCGGGACGGAGTAGCCGCCACCGCCGACCTCCGCGCTCTGGACCCGGCGCCTCAGGTGCTGATCCTCACCACGTACGCCTCCGACGCCGACGTCGTCCGGGCGACCGAGGCTGGCGCCATCGGCTACCTGCTCAAGGACACCGCGCCGGACGTCCTGATCTCCGGAATCCGCAGCGCCGCCGCCGGCCAGACCGTCCTCAGCCCGCCCATCGCCGCCCGGCTGCTGGACCGCATGACCTCACCGGCCCAGGCGCTGACCGCCCGCGAGCTGGACGTGGTGGAGCAGCTCGCGGTCGGCGGATCCAACCGCGAGATCGCCAAGCGCCTCTTCATCTCCGAAGCCACGGTGAAGTCACATCTGGTGCACATCTTCGACAAGCTCGGCGTCACCAGTCGCACCAGAGTGGTGGCGGTCGCGCGCGAACGCGGACTCGTGTCCTGA
- a CDS encoding DUF4245 domain-containing protein, producing MAEKKPRILTDSRDMVWSLIPLLVIALVIAGIAGSCQWSFGDKAAEQKIPDFNSAAAFRADARSMPFPIREPAVPADWKSNSGSTSTIGGSLTSNVGWITPSGAYVQLSQSGASEEALVVGLGGDAAYGTGTREVAGTQWVTYENAETKRKLWLSDLGDVRIGIVSRGSDENMTVLAEATVDAAPLPK from the coding sequence ATGGCCGAGAAGAAACCGCGGATCCTGACCGACAGCCGGGACATGGTGTGGTCGCTGATTCCCCTCCTGGTGATCGCTCTGGTGATCGCCGGCATCGCGGGCAGCTGCCAGTGGTCGTTCGGGGACAAGGCCGCCGAGCAGAAGATCCCGGACTTCAACAGCGCCGCCGCCTTTCGGGCCGACGCGCGGTCCATGCCGTTCCCGATCCGCGAGCCGGCAGTCCCCGCCGACTGGAAGTCGAACTCGGGGTCCACGTCGACCATCGGCGGTTCGCTGACCAGCAACGTCGGCTGGATCACCCCGTCGGGCGCCTACGTCCAGCTGAGCCAGTCCGGCGCTTCCGAAGAAGCGCTGGTGGTCGGGCTGGGCGGGGATGCGGCCTACGGGACCGGGACGCGCGAGGTGGCCGGCACGCAGTGGGTCACCTACGAGAACGCCGAGACCAAGCGCAAGCTCTGGCTCAGCGACCTGGGCGACGTCCGCATCGGCATCGTCAGCCGCGGCTCGGACGAGAACATGACGGTGCTGGCCGAGGCGACGGTCGACGCGGCCCCGCTGCCGAAGTAG
- the glpX gene encoding class II fructose-bisphosphatase gives MSKQAPDRNLAMELVRVTEAAALAAGRWVGRGDKNAGDGAAVDAMRELLSTVAMRGVVVIGEGEKDEAPMLYNGEEVGTGEGPEVDVAVDPIDGTTLMAEGRPNSIAVIAVSERGTMYDPSAVFYMNKIAVGPEAKGAIDIEKPVSWNINSVAAAKGIDVADLTVVVLDRPRHADLIREIREAGAKIRLISDGDVAGSIAAAGDYSTVDMLMGIGGTPEGIISAVAMKCMGGEIQGKLWPTSDSERQKAIDAGLDLDQVLTNDILVRGENSFFCATGVTNGDMLRGVTYRPNGATTRSLVMRSKSGTVRNVEARHQTAKLREFARIDL, from the coding sequence ATGTCGAAGCAAGCCCCGGACCGCAACCTCGCCATGGAACTCGTCCGCGTCACCGAGGCTGCCGCACTGGCGGCGGGCCGCTGGGTCGGCCGCGGCGACAAGAACGCCGGCGACGGCGCCGCTGTGGACGCCATGCGCGAGCTCCTGTCGACCGTCGCGATGCGCGGCGTCGTGGTGATCGGCGAAGGCGAGAAGGACGAGGCGCCGATGCTGTACAACGGCGAAGAGGTCGGCACCGGCGAGGGCCCGGAAGTGGACGTGGCCGTCGACCCGATCGACGGCACCACGCTGATGGCCGAGGGCCGCCCGAACTCGATCGCGGTGATCGCAGTGTCCGAGCGCGGCACCATGTACGACCCGTCTGCCGTGTTCTACATGAACAAGATCGCCGTCGGCCCGGAGGCCAAGGGCGCCATCGACATCGAGAAGCCGGTCTCCTGGAACATCAATTCGGTGGCCGCGGCCAAGGGCATCGACGTCGCCGACCTGACCGTCGTGGTGCTCGACCGCCCCCGCCACGCCGACCTGATCCGGGAGATCCGCGAGGCCGGCGCCAAGATCCGCCTGATCTCCGACGGCGACGTCGCCGGCTCCATCGCGGCCGCCGGAGACTACAGCACCGTCGACATGCTGATGGGCATCGGCGGCACGCCGGAGGGCATCATCTCGGCCGTGGCCATGAAGTGCATGGGCGGCGAGATCCAGGGCAAACTGTGGCCGACCAGCGACTCCGAGCGGCAGAAGGCGATCGACGCCGGTCTGGACCTGGATCAAGTGCTCACCAACGACATCCTGGTCCGCGGCGAGAACTCGTTCTTCTGCGCCACCGGCGTGACCAACGGCGACATGCTCCGCGGCGTCACCTACCGCCCGAACGGCGCGACCACCCGTTCGCTGGTGATGCGCAGCAAGTCCGGCACCGTGCGCAACGTGGAGGCCCGTCACCAGACCGCCAAGCTGCGCGAGTTCGCCCGCATCGACCTCTGA
- a CDS encoding FAD-dependent oxidoreductase translates to MTVRHLDDLLGRVTMYRLVTILLALLAGVAFVLSATGVLDRSIFPLRQMALALTVLLVASVASSRLFGLLFRLRPHTESAVITALLMWFLYWPPATSSSFAWLAGAAILANASKYLLAVRGRHVFNPAAVGPLLVVVIQQLMSMSPGDRLYTTWWVANEPMLPFVVIGALLVLRRTHRVWLGAVFVAVGGILIFASLLALGTETSSAVEQTFYSYPLVFLAGFMLSEPLTLPPRRCQQLGAAALAGVVVSLPVLWPALTDRPFEVWAFTSTTELALIAANLVGLACGQRRGIRLQFLGKRELSDSVWEFRFEPMRPVRFTPGQYLELDLPNRGADRRGTRRIFSISSPPDQRELTIALRIPPEPSTFKQALAACRPGDVVRATSVSGDFVLPRTGRVLLVAGGIGITPFASQLRALDTHDVDAVLVYGVPDAHDVAYRDVLIAAGIPVVLVAPSPPDDLPPGWTHVTGTAIRADELTAAITDLGARRAYVSGPPAMVHTVRGSLRRHVAGTRSDYFSGY, encoded by the coding sequence GTGACTGTGAGACATCTGGACGACCTACTCGGACGGGTCACCATGTACCGCCTGGTGACCATCCTGCTCGCTCTGCTCGCCGGGGTCGCGTTCGTGCTCAGCGCCACCGGCGTGCTGGACCGATCGATCTTCCCGCTCCGCCAGATGGCCCTCGCGCTCACGGTTCTGCTGGTCGCATCCGTGGCGTCGAGCCGGCTGTTCGGACTCTTGTTCCGGCTCCGGCCGCACACCGAGTCAGCGGTGATCACGGCGCTCCTGATGTGGTTCCTGTACTGGCCGCCGGCGACGTCGTCGTCGTTCGCCTGGCTCGCCGGGGCCGCGATCCTGGCCAACGCATCGAAGTATCTGCTGGCCGTGCGCGGCCGCCACGTGTTCAATCCGGCGGCAGTCGGCCCACTCCTGGTGGTCGTGATCCAGCAACTGATGAGCATGTCGCCGGGCGATCGGCTGTACACCACCTGGTGGGTCGCCAACGAGCCGATGCTGCCGTTCGTGGTGATCGGGGCGCTGCTGGTGCTGCGCCGTACGCATCGGGTGTGGCTCGGCGCGGTCTTCGTCGCCGTGGGCGGAATCTTGATCTTCGCGAGTCTGCTCGCCCTGGGCACCGAGACGTCGTCCGCGGTCGAGCAGACCTTCTACTCGTATCCACTCGTCTTCCTCGCCGGGTTCATGCTCTCCGAGCCGCTCACCCTGCCGCCCAGGCGGTGCCAGCAACTCGGCGCCGCCGCCCTGGCCGGGGTCGTCGTCTCCCTGCCCGTGCTCTGGCCGGCCCTGACGGACCGGCCCTTCGAGGTGTGGGCCTTCACCTCCACCACCGAACTCGCGCTGATCGCCGCCAACCTGGTCGGTCTCGCCTGCGGGCAGCGCCGCGGCATCCGGCTGCAGTTCCTCGGCAAGCGGGAGCTCTCGGATTCGGTGTGGGAGTTCCGGTTCGAACCGATGCGCCCGGTGCGGTTCACACCGGGCCAATACCTGGAACTGGACCTGCCGAACAGGGGCGCCGACCGCCGCGGCACGCGCCGGATCTTCAGCATCTCCTCACCTCCGGATCAGCGGGAGTTGACCATCGCACTCCGCATCCCCCCGGAGCCGTCGACCTTCAAGCAGGCGCTGGCGGCATGCCGGCCGGGAGACGTCGTGCGCGCGACGAGCGTCTCGGGCGACTTCGTGCTGCCCCGCACCGGTCGGGTCCTGCTGGTCGCCGGCGGGATCGGGATCACTCCGTTCGCCAGCCAGCTGCGGGCTCTCGACACGCACGACGTCGACGCCGTGCTGGTCTACGGCGTTCCGGACGCGCACGACGTGGCCTACCGCGACGTCCTGATCGCCGCGGGGATTCCCGTGGTGCTGGTGGCACCCAGCCCGCCGGACGACCTCCCGCCGGGATGGACGCACGTCACCGGCACCGCGATCCGGGCCGACGAGCTCACCGCAGCGATCACCGACCTGGGCGCCCGCCGCGCCTACGTGTCGGGCCCGCCCGCGATGGTGCACACCGTGCGCGGGTCGCTCCGCCGCCACGTCGCGGGGACGCGCAGCGACTACTTCAGCGGTTACTGA
- a CDS encoding FtsX-like permease family protein: MSSIRIRRAVRLELSMDPETVLPRDSPSEASGHAGEVFIGWREIRRAAGKFGLMTGVIALMSFMVVVLSALTGGLQQESTSAIQALPGTGLAVQTDAGGAAANLVDSRLDADAVAAIRAVDPGARPLGIVMSGVARGGTSSAVAVFGRDGADPAAASGVRIGPETASALGLGVGDEVTVGGVATRVAEVSPTLEFAHSPVAEVPLELWRQVAHRDEVTAMVLTRDVEGVAGVTTAVGSDRLDLIPGYSSEHNSLLLIQGLLLLISAVVVSAFFAVWTGRRLPELAVVRAMGAGRGYLLRDGLGQAAVVLGAGLTAGTVTGVIIAWAVSGTVPIQLSVVGVLLPAAAMALLGMLGGALALRPLTTVDPLTALNR, translated from the coding sequence GTGTCCAGTATCCGCATCCGGCGCGCCGTCCGCCTCGAACTTTCGATGGATCCGGAAACGGTGCTTCCGCGCGATTCGCCGAGCGAGGCGAGCGGCCACGCTGGAGAGGTGTTCATCGGATGGCGAGAGATCCGCCGCGCGGCGGGAAAATTCGGGTTGATGACGGGCGTGATCGCGCTGATGTCGTTCATGGTGGTGGTGCTCTCCGCGCTCACCGGCGGCTTGCAGCAGGAGTCCACCTCGGCGATTCAGGCGTTGCCCGGTACCGGTCTGGCGGTGCAGACCGACGCGGGCGGGGCCGCAGCGAACCTGGTCGACAGCAGACTCGATGCCGACGCCGTCGCGGCGATCCGCGCCGTCGACCCCGGAGCACGCCCCCTGGGCATCGTGATGTCCGGCGTGGCGCGCGGCGGGACGAGTTCGGCGGTCGCGGTGTTCGGCCGCGACGGCGCTGATCCGGCGGCCGCCTCCGGCGTGCGGATCGGGCCGGAGACCGCGAGCGCGCTCGGTCTGGGTGTCGGCGACGAGGTGACGGTCGGCGGCGTCGCGACCCGGGTCGCCGAAGTCTCCCCGACGCTGGAGTTCGCGCACTCGCCCGTCGCGGAGGTGCCCCTGGAGTTGTGGCGTCAAGTGGCGCACCGCGACGAGGTGACCGCGATGGTCCTCACTCGCGACGTCGAGGGGGTCGCCGGGGTCACGACGGCAGTCGGCTCCGATCGTCTGGACCTGATCCCGGGGTACTCCTCGGAACACAACTCGCTCCTGCTGATCCAGGGTCTGCTGCTGCTGATCTCCGCCGTGGTCGTGAGTGCCTTCTTCGCAGTGTGGACCGGACGCCGCCTCCCGGAGCTCGCCGTGGTGCGGGCCATGGGCGCCGGCCGGGGATACCTGCTGCGCGACGGCCTCGGCCAGGCGGCGGTGGTGCTCGGCGCCGGACTGACCGCGGGAACGGTCACCGGGGTGATCATCGCGTGGGCGGTGTCGGGGACCGTGCCGATCCAGCTCAGCGTCGTCGGGGTGTTGCTTCCCGCCGCGGCGATGGCCCTACTCGGCATGCTCGGCGGAGCGCTGGCCCTGCGTCCGCTGACGACCGTCGATCCGCTGACCGCTCTCAACCGATAG
- a CDS encoding ABC transporter ATP-binding protein yields the protein MSLQMSAVDLTYPDGDDRRVQALAEVSLTVAPGEVIALTGPSGCGKSSALAVAGTLIRPDSGTVAIDGTEVGGLSEQDRARIRREQIGFVFQRDNLLPDLTALEQLLLTAHLRGERPARHRGEALDLLADVGLAGHHDKLPRQLSGGMRQRVNIARALMGPRRVLLIDEPTSALDHARGTAIVELICRLARERGLAALLVTHDLATLEGNADGLVHMLDGRLTDVAVAV from the coding sequence ATGAGCCTGCAGATGTCTGCCGTCGACCTCACCTACCCGGACGGCGACGATCGCCGTGTCCAGGCCCTCGCCGAGGTGTCCCTGACTGTCGCACCGGGGGAGGTGATCGCGCTGACCGGACCGTCGGGGTGCGGCAAGTCCAGCGCCCTGGCCGTGGCGGGCACGCTGATCCGGCCCGATTCGGGGACGGTGGCCATCGACGGCACCGAGGTGGGCGGACTGTCGGAGCAGGACCGTGCCAGGATCCGCCGCGAGCAGATCGGCTTCGTCTTTCAGCGCGACAACCTCCTGCCCGACCTCACCGCTCTCGAGCAGCTCCTGCTGACCGCGCACCTGCGTGGCGAGCGGCCCGCACGGCACCGGGGTGAGGCCCTCGATCTGCTGGCCGACGTCGGCCTGGCCGGCCACCACGACAAACTGCCGCGGCAGCTGTCCGGCGGCATGCGTCAGCGGGTCAACATCGCCCGCGCGCTGATGGGACCGCGCCGCGTACTCCTGATCGACGAACCGACGTCGGCGCTCGACCACGCACGCGGCACCGCGATCGTCGAGCTGATCTGCCGGCTGGCCCGCGAGCGCGGACTCGCCGCGCTGCTGGTGACCCACGATCTCGCGACGCTCGAGGGCAACGCGGACGGTCTGGTTCACATGCTCGACGGACGGCTGACGGACGTCGCCGTCGCCGTCTGA